From a region of the Pirellulales bacterium genome:
- a CDS encoding pyridoxal phosphate-dependent aminotransferase: MALTISRIVDALEPSATIAMAAKARELKSTGKTVYDFTLGEPDFTTPEHICAAAVAAMKAGHTHYTAAGGIAELKAAVAKSYKERHGLEYAPDQVVISCGAKHSLHNAFTTLLNPGDEVIIPAPYWVSYAEQVKLTGGVPVIVETTEASDFKLAPAQLQRAITPRTKLLLLCSPSNPTGSMYTPEELGTLADIVVQKDLGVISDEIYEHLVYGGNRFASFATVRPGLAERTVLVNGVSKSYAMTGWRIGWTLSPKKLAKAMDNLQSQETSNPSSVSQYAALAALSGPQQCVSEMLEQFAKRREFVKQRITQLPQITGTRMSGAFYAFINVKAHLGRKYNGVQVDNSAQWCLELLSQQNVASVMGSAFGAEGYARLSFATSVENLEIGFDRIAAFLQSPQ, translated from the coding sequence ATGGCTTTGACCATTTCACGAATCGTCGACGCGCTGGAGCCATCGGCCACGATCGCCATGGCGGCCAAAGCGCGCGAGCTGAAGTCGACCGGCAAGACGGTCTACGACTTCACCCTGGGGGAACCGGACTTCACCACGCCCGAGCACATTTGTGCCGCCGCCGTGGCCGCCATGAAGGCCGGCCACACGCACTACACCGCCGCCGGCGGCATCGCCGAACTCAAGGCCGCCGTCGCCAAAAGTTATAAGGAGCGGCATGGGCTGGAATACGCGCCCGATCAGGTCGTGATCTCCTGCGGCGCGAAGCACTCGCTGCACAATGCCTTCACCACGCTTTTGAATCCTGGCGACGAGGTCATCATTCCCGCGCCGTACTGGGTCAGCTATGCCGAGCAGGTGAAGCTGACGGGCGGCGTGCCGGTGATCGTGGAAACCACCGAAGCCAGCGATTTCAAACTGGCGCCGGCGCAGTTGCAACGCGCCATCACACCGCGGACGAAGCTTCTGCTGCTGTGCTCGCCATCGAATCCGACGGGCAGCATGTACACGCCCGAAGAGCTTGGGACGCTGGCCGATATCGTTGTCCAAAAGGATCTGGGTGTCATTTCGGACGAGATCTACGAGCACCTGGTTTACGGCGGCAACCGCTTCGCCAGCTTTGCCACGGTACGTCCCGGCCTGGCCGAGCGGACGGTGCTCGTGAACGGCGTGAGCAAGTCGTACGCCATGACCGGTTGGCGCATTGGCTGGACGCTGTCGCCGAAGAAGCTGGCCAAAGCGATGGACAATCTGCAAAGCCAGGAAACGTCGAATCCATCCAGCGTAAGTCAGTATGCGGCGCTCGCTGCGCTATCCGGCCCACAGCAATGCGTGAGCGAGATGCTGGAACAGTTCGCCAAGCGACGCGAATTCGTCAAGCAGCGCATCACGCAATTGCCGCAGATCACGGGCACGCGGATGAGCGGCGCGTTCTATGCCTTCATCAATGTGAAAGCGCACCTGGGGCGTAAGTACAACGGGGTGCAGGTCGATAACTCGGCGCAGTGGTGCCTGGAACTGTTGTCGCAGCAGAACGTGGCCAGCGTGATGGGCTCGGCCTTCGGGGCCGAGGGCTATGCCCGGCTGTCATTTGCCACAAGCGTGGAGAATCTGGAAATCGGCTTCGATCGCATCGCAGCGTTTCTGCAGAGCCCGCAGTAG
- a CDS encoding DEAD/DEAH box helicase: MSHPPVESASGFQNLSLSEPMMSALEHAGYIEPTEIQAGLIPRALAGVDVLGQARTGTGKTASFAIPIIERLNPHPDHRGPQALILVPTRELAVQVREECVKLSHGRKTHVVAVYGGKPIREQMEKLKRGVDIVVGTPGRVLDHIGRGTLHLESLAVVVLDEADRMLDIGFRPDIEKILRRCPTSRQTLLLSATVPPPVERLARRYMHDPESLNFSPRDVSVETIDQYYFTVAPDRKMELVVRLLKREDPRQSIIFCRTKRGVDKVTRSLAKRMEGVDCIHGDLPQKGRDRVMARFREGKVRHLVATDVVGRGIDVSNISHIVNYDIPAFCDDYVHRVGRTGRMGREGVAYTFVTPEEGPELTRIEMRIERLLTRDEFEGFEAIAKPVAPAIDQAAGEEGADPAAEPAKPTPPLMGRGGRAPRRFRRAL; the protein is encoded by the coding sequence TTGTCCCACCCTCCGGTGGAATCCGCTTCCGGATTCCAGAACCTCTCGCTGTCCGAGCCGATGATGTCGGCTCTGGAGCACGCCGGATATATCGAGCCTACCGAGATTCAAGCCGGTTTGATCCCGCGCGCCTTGGCGGGTGTCGACGTGCTGGGTCAGGCGCGCACGGGAACCGGCAAAACGGCCTCGTTCGCGATTCCCATCATTGAACGGTTGAATCCGCATCCTGACCATCGCGGCCCGCAAGCTTTGATCCTGGTGCCGACGCGCGAGCTGGCTGTCCAAGTGCGCGAAGAATGCGTCAAGCTGTCGCATGGCCGCAAGACGCACGTCGTCGCAGTCTATGGCGGCAAGCCGATTCGCGAGCAGATGGAAAAGCTGAAGCGCGGCGTCGATATCGTCGTCGGCACTCCGGGGCGCGTGCTGGATCACATCGGCCGTGGGACGCTGCATCTCGAAAGTCTGGCCGTCGTCGTGTTGGACGAGGCGGACCGGATGCTTGATATCGGCTTTCGCCCGGACATCGAGAAAATCTTGCGTCGTTGTCCGACGTCGCGGCAAACGCTGCTCTTAAGCGCCACGGTACCGCCGCCCGTCGAACGGCTCGCGCGGCGCTACATGCACGACCCCGAGTCGTTGAACTTCTCGCCGCGCGACGTGTCGGTCGAAACGATCGACCAGTACTATTTCACCGTGGCACCAGATCGCAAGATGGAGCTGGTGGTACGGCTATTGAAGCGCGAAGATCCACGACAATCGATCATCTTTTGCCGCACCAAGCGCGGCGTCGATAAGGTGACACGCAGCCTGGCCAAGCGCATGGAAGGGGTCGACTGCATTCACGGCGACCTGCCGCAAAAAGGGCGCGATCGGGTGATGGCCCGCTTTCGCGAAGGCAAGGTCCGCCACCTGGTCGCGACCGACGTTGTCGGCCGCGGCATCGACGTCAGCAACATTTCGCACATCGTCAATTACGATATTCCTGCCTTTTGCGATGACTATGTCCACCGCGTCGGGCGGACCGGGCGCATGGGACGCGAGGGGGTGGCCTACACCTTCGTCACTCCCGAGGAAGGGCCTGAGCTGACCCGCATCGAGATGCGCATCGAACGACTGCTGACGCGCGACGAGTTCGAAGGTTTCGAGGCGATCGCGAAGCCTGTCGCCCCCGCAATCGATCAAGCAGCGGGCGAAGAAGGGGCTGATCCGGCGGCCGAACCCGCCAAGCCCACGCCCCCGCTAATGGGTCGTGGCGGCCGCGCCCCACGCCGCTTCCGCCGGGCGCTGTAA
- a CDS encoding extracellular solute-binding protein has translation MDTALRAFVPLAFVLLGGCSSRVPLPEVIAYTSLDAEFVEPIYQDFKRTSGIKVVPVYDTDTTRSVGLARQIIKEASDPRCDIFWNSEIVQTLRLDALGLLEEYPLPSDEDLPEMYRAPRGTWHALAARARVLIVNTELTKDDQLPRSIRDLVDPRWSRRAGMARPLAGTTATHASCLFAAWGSAAAEQFFLEIKDNHVQIMGSNKQVAVAVGAGQLAFGLTDSDDAIAEVDRAMPVAIVYPDQGDGHLGTLFIPTTVSIVKGSHHPRTAQRLVSFILSPAVETQLAQSFSAQEPLRPNVDAESRLKIPMGTRRMDVDFQKAAELWESSQKFLHDEFNGQ, from the coding sequence ATGGATACAGCGCTGCGCGCGTTTGTACCCTTGGCTTTCGTTTTGCTGGGGGGCTGCAGTTCGCGGGTCCCTCTGCCCGAGGTGATTGCCTACACCTCGCTCGATGCCGAATTCGTCGAGCCGATCTATCAGGATTTCAAGCGCACCAGCGGCATCAAGGTCGTACCTGTCTATGACACGGACACGACCCGCTCGGTCGGCCTTGCCAGGCAGATCATCAAGGAAGCATCCGACCCGCGGTGCGATATTTTTTGGAATAGCGAAATCGTGCAGACACTGCGGCTGGACGCGCTCGGGCTGCTCGAAGAATATCCGCTTCCCAGCGACGAAGACCTGCCCGAGATGTATCGTGCGCCGCGCGGCACCTGGCACGCACTGGCAGCGCGTGCGCGGGTGCTGATCGTGAATACCGAATTGACCAAGGACGATCAACTGCCGCGATCGATCCGTGATCTGGTCGACCCGCGCTGGAGCCGTAGGGCGGGCATGGCCAGGCCGCTTGCCGGTACGACGGCCACGCACGCGTCTTGCCTATTCGCCGCATGGGGAAGCGCCGCGGCCGAGCAGTTCTTCCTCGAAATCAAGGACAATCATGTCCAGATCATGGGAAGCAATAAGCAAGTGGCCGTGGCCGTCGGGGCTGGGCAGTTGGCCTTTGGCCTCACGGATTCGGACGACGCTATTGCGGAAGTCGATCGTGCCATGCCGGTCGCGATCGTCTATCCCGATCAAGGTGACGGGCATCTCGGGACGCTATTCATTCCCACGACCGTCAGCATCGTCAAGGGATCGCATCACCCGCGCACGGCGCAGCGCCTCGTGAGCTTTATTCTGTCTCCGGCGGTCGAGACGCAATTAGCGCAGTCCTTCAGCGCGCAGGAACCATTGCGACCGAACGTCGATGCCGAGTCACGACTAAAAATCCCCATGGGGACGCGGCGCATGGACGTCGATTTTCAGAAGGCGGCCGAACTGTGGGAGTCGAGCCAGAAATTCCTGCATGACGAGTTCAACGGTCAATAG